From Ancylomarina subtilis:
GATTACACATGGGAATCATTGCAATTTGCACATATTCCTTTGGTGGGTGCCGTAACGCTTTTATCAAAACTTCAGACGGATATTCGTTCAGTTGAATCGGATGTGGTCAAGTATTTGTTTAATCAGATCGAAGCAGAATCGTTTCCTTTCAATAAGTTGAATGCAGAAGTGATTTCGAAATCGAATTTTGTTTTAAAAGGTGATATGTACGAGGCAGAGGTTTTTTTGGCAGCTGTTGATACAACCCTTAATCCTAAAATAACAATTAAAGGTGGAGGTGAGTTAAAGAATTTTGATCCGATTACCCGACGTGGAATTTACAGGAGAAAGGCTACTGATTTAGGGAAACATTCTTGGGGTGGTGTGGTTTATTACACGTCTCCATCAGGTAATGTAACCTCATATAAGTTTGAGGAAGACTATATTGTTAGTGAACCTCAGGTTGTTGTTTCACCAACGAAGATGAATGTTTTTTATGCTGGTGTTGATAATCCTGTAAGTGTATCGGCTCCGGGTTTTACTGCAGAAAATGTAAGAGCTACCGTTGATAATGGCGTTTTAATTAAAAATGGTAAGGGGTACATTGCAAGACCTAAAGTGGTTGGTAAAGATGCAAACGTGTTGGTTGAGGGAAAAATGGATGGCAAGTGGCGTCCTCTGAAATCAGTAGAGTTTAGAGTTAAACCAATCCCGGATCCGGTAGCAATGGTAGCGGGTAAAAATGGGGGTTCTATTAATAAAAACCTTTTAGCGGTTCAAACGGGTGTTGATGCTGTTATGGATAATTTTGATTTTGATTTGAAATTTAAGATCAAAAGCTTTACCGTATCTACGCAAGTAAAAGGTTTTACAAGAGATGAGAAATCAAATTCAGATTATTTTACGCCTGCACAGGTTAAGTTGTTGAAAAATTTAAGACGTAATCAGAAAGTTTATATTGAGGATATTAAGGCTGCTGGACCAGATGGTTCGATTCGTAATCTTCCTGCAATATCGTTTAGAGTTAAATAATTCTCAACGGAATATTTATAATATTTTCGGTTTATTCTAATTGAGTAAATTGTATTAAAGAAGAAAAGATCGTCAACTCTTAGGATGTGAGTGGCTATCTGCCTTGGACATAAAAATTATTTACGGATGAAAAGGATTGTATTTTTATTAGTCGGTTTAATCTTAATGGGTGGCTTTTCTCAATCAAAAGCACAAACAACTCCAACTAGTATCTATTCTAAGAATCATACTAAGAATGAGAGACCCATTCCATATGCTCACATACGTGAGGCAGATGTCATTTTCTCTAAACTTGTTTGGCGTGAGATAAATCTTCGTGAGAAGATGAATCAGCCTATGTACTATCCAACTCAACCTATGGACGATCGATACAGTTTGATTGATTTATTGATGTTTGGGATAGAGAATGAAGGTCTTACAGCTTATGATACAGATGATGATGAGTTTACAACGCCTATGAGTATTGAAGATATTCGTTCTAAATTTGGTGCGGGTGTTGATACGATTAGACAACCGAATAGAGAGACTGGATTAATGGAAACCAAGATTATTCCCAGATCGATCAGTACAAATGAGGTAACCAAATATCTGGTTAAAGAGCAATGGCTGTTTGATAAACAAAGCTCTACATTGCAAGTTCGAATTATAGGTTTATGTCCGATTCGTGAGTATGTAAAAGATGGAGACTCTGAGCTTGATGGACTTCGTAAAAAGAAAATGTTTTGGGTTTTCTTCCCGGAAGCCCGACCATTGTTAGCAACTCATGAAGTATTTAATCCGTTTAATGATGCCAGACGTTTCTCTTATGATGATTTGTTTATGAAGAGACGTTTTTCAAGCTATATTACTCAGGTTTCAAATGTTCATGATAACCGACGAATTGATTCATATACTGTTGGTCTGCAAACCATGCTGGAATCAGAAAAAATTAAGAATGACCTCTTAAATGTCGAGCAAGACTTTTGGGAATATTAAGATATTAAGCGTTTAAAAAAAGAGGAGCCTTTT
This genomic window contains:
- the gldM gene encoding gliding motility protein GldM, producing the protein MGASNCKETPRQKMIGMMYLFLTAMLAINVSNEVLDAFTIIDNGLAQTVRTFEDKNKIIYNDFKMALDANPNKVQSSWDKAMEIREMSNDLCKELQNYKVELVKIADGPEGRLDSIQKKDNIDVAAQVMIVGGEGKVLKKQITEFREHILNLIPAKDSTFKHTISQNLNTANPPKKKAGDPDYTWESLQFAHIPLVGAVTLLSKLQTDIRSVESDVVKYLFNQIEAESFPFNKLNAEVISKSNFVLKGDMYEAEVFLAAVDTTLNPKITIKGGGELKNFDPITRRGIYRRKATDLGKHSWGGVVYYTSPSGNVTSYKFEEDYIVSEPQVVVSPTKMNVFYAGVDNPVSVSAPGFTAENVRATVDNGVLIKNGKGYIARPKVVGKDANVLVEGKMDGKWRPLKSVEFRVKPIPDPVAMVAGKNGGSINKNLLAVQTGVDAVMDNFDFDLKFKIKSFTVSTQVKGFTRDEKSNSDYFTPAQVKLLKNLRRNQKVYIEDIKAAGPDGSIRNLPAISFRVK
- the gldN gene encoding gliding motility protein GldN, giving the protein MKRIVFLLVGLILMGGFSQSKAQTTPTSIYSKNHTKNERPIPYAHIREADVIFSKLVWREINLREKMNQPMYYPTQPMDDRYSLIDLLMFGIENEGLTAYDTDDDEFTTPMSIEDIRSKFGAGVDTIRQPNRETGLMETKIIPRSISTNEVTKYLVKEQWLFDKQSSTLQVRIIGLCPIREYVKDGDSELDGLRKKKMFWVFFPEARPLLATHEVFNPFNDARRFSYDDLFMKRRFSSYITQVSNVHDNRRIDSYTVGLQTMLESEKIKNDLLNVEQDFWEY